The proteins below come from a single Roseiflexus sp. RS-1 genomic window:
- a CDS encoding LacI family DNA-binding transcriptional regulator — protein MAVTLADVARRAGVSLATASRVLNGSARAVSDEMRARVTAAARELHYVPNAHAQALARAATQTVGVIVHDVSDPYFAEILRGIQRSAADAGRLMIVCNTFRDPQRELEYVHLLQKQRVEAIILAGSGLDDRAYCRSMTERLDSFASMGGRVAVIGRHNIAADAVVPDNVGGARALAHYLLDLGHRSFGIIDGPALLTTSRDRRSGFVQALQAGGITLPPDAIIPGDFTRDGGAQAAIRLLERFPSITAIFALNDVMAIGALAALRERGITVPDQMSIVGFDDIPIAADVTPALTTMRVPMSQLGSEALALALSAEDTLRTIHLPTEMIVRQSTAPPSAT, from the coding sequence ATGGCTGTCACCCTTGCTGATGTTGCTCGTCGCGCCGGAGTTTCGCTGGCTACTGCATCACGTGTGCTCAACGGCAGCGCGCGCGCCGTGAGTGATGAGATGCGCGCACGCGTTACCGCTGCCGCGCGTGAACTGCACTACGTTCCTAATGCGCACGCGCAAGCGCTTGCCCGCGCTGCTACACAGACCGTGGGGGTGATCGTCCACGACGTCAGCGATCCATACTTTGCAGAAATCCTGCGCGGCATTCAGCGCAGCGCCGCCGATGCCGGGCGGTTGATGATCGTGTGCAATACCTTCCGCGATCCGCAGCGTGAACTGGAGTATGTGCATCTGCTGCAGAAGCAGCGCGTCGAGGCGATCATTCTGGCAGGCAGCGGTCTCGATGATCGCGCCTACTGCCGATCTATGACTGAGCGACTCGACTCGTTTGCCTCAATGGGAGGACGGGTGGCGGTCATCGGTCGCCACAATATCGCTGCCGATGCCGTTGTTCCCGATAACGTCGGCGGTGCGCGGGCGCTGGCGCACTATCTGCTCGACCTGGGGCATCGCTCATTCGGCATAATCGACGGTCCTGCGCTGCTGACCACCTCCCGTGATCGGCGCAGCGGCTTTGTGCAGGCGCTTCAGGCAGGCGGGATCACGCTGCCGCCCGACGCCATCATTCCCGGCGATTTTACGCGCGATGGCGGCGCACAGGCGGCGATCCGCCTGCTGGAGCGCTTTCCATCGATCACGGCGATCTTCGCACTCAACGATGTGATGGCGATCGGCGCGCTCGCTGCGCTGCGGGAACGCGGGATCACAGTGCCCGATCAGATGTCGATTGTCGGTTTCGATGACATCCCGATTGCCGCCGATGTGACACCGGCGTTGACGACCATGCGCGTGCCGATGAGCCAACTCGGATCAGAAGCGCTCGCACTGGCGCTCTCGGCAGAAGATACCCTGCGCACCA
- a CDS encoding alpha/beta fold hydrolase: MDTPVEHHYLRISGIRFHVVRAGCGDRLLLLLHGFPEFWWSWRHQINAFADHYTVVAPDLRGYNETEKPARGYELPVLVQDIVELIQASGFQRAYVAGHDWGGMIAWSLAIAHPERVERLIALNMPHPARFFQELRQNPEQRRRSRYILFFQIPWLPELVLSARNGAAFDRIFRSTPIDRAVFDDETIRCYKQAMARPGALTAALNYYRAMGRYGAGDLFRGASMRVTVPTLLIWGEQDVAFAPEVVQRTERFVPDLRICMLPHASHWVQQVAPHEVNAAMRAFLE, from the coding sequence GTGGATACGCCTGTCGAACATCACTATCTCCGCATCAGCGGCATTCGCTTCCATGTCGTCCGCGCAGGGTGCGGTGATCGTCTCCTGCTGCTTTTGCACGGTTTTCCAGAGTTCTGGTGGTCATGGCGTCATCAGATCAACGCATTCGCCGATCACTACACCGTCGTTGCGCCCGATCTGCGCGGCTACAATGAAACCGAGAAACCTGCCCGCGGCTACGAACTGCCGGTGCTGGTGCAGGACATTGTGGAACTGATTCAGGCATCTGGCTTTCAGCGGGCATACGTCGCCGGGCACGACTGGGGCGGCATGATCGCCTGGTCGCTGGCGATTGCGCATCCGGAGCGCGTCGAGCGATTGATTGCGCTGAACATGCCGCATCCGGCGCGTTTCTTCCAGGAACTGCGGCAGAATCCGGAACAACGTCGTCGCTCGCGGTATATCCTCTTCTTTCAGATCCCATGGCTGCCTGAACTTGTGCTGAGTGCGCGCAACGGTGCGGCGTTCGACCGCATTTTTCGTTCGACGCCGATTGATCGAGCGGTGTTCGATGACGAAACGATCCGCTGCTATAAACAGGCGATGGCGCGCCCCGGCGCTCTCACCGCTGCGCTTAACTACTACCGCGCAATGGGACGGTATGGTGCAGGAGATCTGTTTCGCGGCGCCAGCATGCGGGTCACCGTACCGACGTTGCTGATCTGGGGTGAGCAGGATGTCGCATTTGCGCCAGAGGTCGTCCAGAGGACGGAGCGTTTTGTTCCCGATCTGCGCATCTGCATGCTGCCGCACGCGTCGCACTGGGTGCAGCAGGTTGCGCCGCACGAAGTCAATGCCGCTATGCGCGCATTCCTGGAATGA
- the menC gene encoding o-succinylbenzoate synthase, with the protein MKIESITLHHIDMPLVAPFETSFGRETHRPCILVEMRADGRTGWGECVAGAGPWYAYETIGTAWHIIGEFLAPMLIDQDIDSPEAIVERFAHVRGHPMARAAVEAAFWDIFAQVHGVSLARLIGATRQRVSVGVSVGIEPTLAAQLERIAQFVEAGYARIKLKIKPGWDVTVVRAVRDRWPDIALQVDANSAYTLADAPVFRELDEMNLLLIEQPLHHEDIVDHARLQAQLRTPICLDESIHSPEHARWALDIDACRVINIKIGRVGGLTAARQIHDLCADRGVPVWCGGMLETNVGRAVNLALAALPNFTLPGDISASARYYHHDIATPDFVLNDDSTITVPDIPGTGVVVLPERLRVVQVREMTIGKG; encoded by the coding sequence ATGAAGATCGAATCAATCACCCTGCACCATATCGATATGCCGCTGGTGGCGCCGTTCGAGACCAGTTTCGGGCGTGAGACGCACCGCCCCTGCATTCTGGTCGAGATGCGTGCAGATGGACGAACCGGTTGGGGCGAATGCGTTGCCGGGGCAGGACCCTGGTATGCGTATGAAACCATTGGCACCGCCTGGCACATCATCGGTGAGTTTCTGGCTCCGATGTTGATCGATCAGGATATCGACTCGCCTGAAGCCATTGTTGAACGGTTTGCCCACGTGCGTGGTCATCCAATGGCGCGCGCCGCCGTCGAAGCCGCATTCTGGGACATTTTTGCTCAGGTGCACGGCGTATCGCTGGCGCGACTTATCGGCGCGACGCGGCAGCGGGTGTCGGTGGGGGTGAGCGTTGGAATCGAACCGACACTCGCCGCCCAACTCGAACGGATTGCGCAATTTGTTGAAGCCGGATATGCACGCATCAAACTGAAGATCAAACCAGGATGGGATGTGACGGTTGTGCGTGCAGTCCGTGATCGCTGGCCCGATATTGCGTTGCAGGTGGATGCCAACTCGGCGTATACCCTTGCTGATGCGCCGGTGTTTCGCGAACTGGACGAGATGAACCTGCTGCTGATCGAGCAACCGCTGCATCACGAAGACATTGTCGATCATGCGCGTCTTCAGGCGCAACTGCGAACTCCGATCTGCCTGGATGAAAGCATTCACTCGCCGGAGCACGCCCGCTGGGCGCTCGATATCGACGCCTGCCGCGTGATCAACATCAAGATCGGGCGGGTTGGCGGACTGACCGCTGCGCGCCAGATCCACGATCTGTGCGCCGATCGCGGCGTACCGGTCTGGTGCGGCGGCATGCTGGAGACGAATGTGGGGCGTGCAGTGAATCTGGCGCTGGCAGCGCTGCCCAACTTTACGCTGCCCGGTGATATTTCCGCCTCGGCGCGCTACTATCACCACGACATTGCGACACCCGACTTTGTGTTGAACGATGACTCGACCATTACCGTTCCCGATATTCCCGGCACAGGCGTCGTCGTTCTGCCGGAGCGCCTGCGCGTCGTACAGGTGCGCGAGATGACGATTGGGAAAGGATGA
- a CDS encoding quinone-dependent dihydroorotate dehydrogenase produces the protein MTSLYALIRPLLFRLDAERAHDLTAKALRVTSRAPLLPRLIRALYAWEDPLLAVDWSGLHFANPVGVAAGFDKRADLVDGLALLGFGHIEVGTVTPRPQPGNPRPRLFRLPEDTALINRLGFNSPGMVAVARALRARRSRDVIVGVNIGKNRDTPLERAVEDYVATFVALAPIADYVAVNISSPNTPGLRRLHERAALETLLHELTRLNRALPHPRPIALKVSPDETPDQLEAVVRAGCDAGIAAFIATNTTLARDDLHSRLAIETGGLSGRPLTQRARQVIGAIYRLTHGAPPVIGVGGIATAEDAYQHIRAGARLIQIYTGMVYAGPAIARDIKQGLARRLRRDGFTSLEEAVGVMVAA, from the coding sequence ATGACTTCTCTCTATGCATTGATCCGACCGCTTCTCTTCCGGCTCGACGCCGAGCGTGCCCATGATCTGACAGCGAAGGCGCTGCGGGTGACGAGTCGTGCGCCGTTGCTGCCGCGTCTGATCCGTGCGCTGTATGCCTGGGAGGATCCGCTCCTGGCGGTCGATTGGTCGGGGCTGCACTTCGCCAATCCTGTCGGCGTCGCCGCCGGGTTCGACAAACGCGCCGATCTGGTCGATGGGCTGGCGCTCCTCGGTTTCGGGCATATCGAAGTCGGCACAGTCACACCGCGCCCGCAACCTGGAAACCCGCGTCCACGCCTCTTTCGTCTGCCGGAAGACACTGCGCTGATCAATCGCCTCGGCTTCAACAGTCCGGGCATGGTTGCGGTGGCGCGTGCATTGCGCGCGCGTCGCTCACGCGATGTTATCGTTGGCGTCAATATCGGCAAGAACCGCGACACGCCACTGGAACGCGCCGTTGAAGATTATGTCGCAACCTTCGTTGCACTGGCGCCGATCGCCGACTATGTGGCGGTCAACATCTCATCGCCGAACACGCCAGGCTTGCGTCGCCTGCACGAACGCGCGGCGCTCGAGACGCTCCTGCACGAACTGACGCGACTCAATCGCGCTCTGCCGCATCCGCGCCCGATTGCGCTGAAGGTGTCGCCCGATGAGACCCCGGATCAACTCGAAGCAGTCGTGCGCGCCGGTTGCGATGCTGGCATTGCAGCCTTCATTGCCACCAACACCACCCTGGCGCGTGATGATCTGCACAGCCGGCTGGCAATCGAAACCGGCGGATTGAGCGGTCGTCCACTGACGCAGCGCGCGCGTCAGGTCATCGGCGCGATCTACCGCCTGACGCACGGGGCGCCGCCGGTGATCGGCGTCGGCGGCATCGCCACGGCGGAGGATGCCTATCAGCACATTCGTGCAGGTGCACGGTTAATCCAGATCTATACCGGCATGGTGTACGCAGGACCTGCAATCGCGCGCGACATCAAGCAGGGGCTTGCGCGCCGGTTGCGCCGCGACGGATTCACATCACTGGAAGAAGCGGTCGGAGTGATGGTCGCAGCATAA